In Opitutaceae bacterium TAV5, one genomic interval encodes:
- a CDS encoding anchor protein: MNLKMKSSPRALILTLVSLLGAASACATVVFTDNFDAYATGSQTSNANWKNPTVTTGQTITIENDSSDYFGTSTTNRYLSLVSGIAGSAPAAATTMFGDRKVNTGTLSFDFRQPAVANAAGNGWMVRILSQNDGYTGNDHTSFAFFIQNGALYAASNDGNVNVSTRITDFSIDQTHSISVVFNYTATGITYGNNDQYSLAAGKMDVWLDGSLVGTALAGSGGKRADGGNKQTYVNIVDFTAKQNFIGSLYVDNLNIDNTAIAPAAVPEPAALALFAGAIVFALAVLRRCK, translated from the coding sequence ATGAACCTGAAAATGAAAAGCTCCCCCCGCGCGCTCATCCTTACGCTCGTCTCCCTCCTCGGTGCTGCATCCGCCTGCGCCACTGTCGTCTTCACCGACAACTTCGACGCCTACGCAACCGGTTCCCAGACCAGTAACGCCAACTGGAAGAACCCGACGGTCACCACCGGGCAGACCATCACCATCGAGAACGATTCATCCGACTATTTCGGCACCTCTACCACCAACAGATACCTCTCCCTCGTCAGCGGAATCGCTGGTTCCGCCCCCGCCGCGGCGACCACCATGTTTGGTGATAGAAAAGTAAATACAGGAACACTCTCCTTTGACTTCCGCCAACCCGCCGTGGCCAATGCCGCAGGCAATGGCTGGATGGTTCGCATCCTCAGCCAAAATGATGGCTACACAGGCAACGATCACACCTCCTTTGCCTTCTTCATCCAGAATGGTGCCCTCTACGCCGCTTCCAACGATGGTAATGTAAACGTCAGCACCAGGATTACTGATTTTTCCATCGATCAAACGCACAGCATATCAGTCGTTTTTAACTACACTGCGACGGGCATCACCTACGGCAACAACGACCAATACTCGCTTGCCGCGGGCAAGATGGACGTGTGGCTCGACGGCTCCCTCGTCGGCACCGCGCTTGCCGGTTCCGGTGGAAAACGGGCAGACGGCGGCAACAAACAAACCTACGTCAACATCGTCGATTTCACCGCCAAGCAGAACTTCATCGGCAGTCTCTATGTGGACAACCTTAATATCGACAACACCGCCATCGCTCCCGCTGCCGTTCCCGAACCTGCGGCCCTGGCGTTGTTCGCCGGCGCAATCGTCTTCGCTCTCGCAGTCCTCCGTCGTTGCAAATAA
- a CDS encoding heparinase — translation MLPAVNIIKDPAFSPFFLCRLLLASAYPFFGLIVSTAVRGTASLPVPTQTQIDQIAAWLPEKPTGVGASINDRRAWENAARQPAFQWQVKEAARFAREPVPELKTDELFAQVLKTGRRDIYEIPFRQRTTRLVAFAVAECVRDDGAWLPFIEAEVQAILAEKTWGVSTQIDEHPYGGYEGIVDLASSARAWNLATVDYWLGNKLRPETRQAIRASLQRRIFANYAASVRSGKPVWWWMTGNTNWNPVCTSGVLGAALASLDSRQERAFFVQAALNSLTFYSDAFPDDGYCAEGIDYWAYGFGCYLTVAETLYQATHGNVNLYAGPNTRKMALFLPRLEIIPGVYPAFGDARPRTSGMPPSLMLLINRRWYMGWTHLNPLGGDMFRGHPLGDRLFGFGVYGFPWPDYVDRARPARKMAAGSPASPEEARVEDQRFFFRDASVLITRSLTPGRPAFGLAIKGGKNGGPHSHIDNGSYVVAMNGVPLIADPGMEQYTTKTFGPDRFKSMMMNSWGHSVPWVGKTLQKGGADSEGKIIETRFTDSRDILKLDLTSGYPIPGMVRLT, via the coding sequence ATGCTCCCGGCTGTGAATATCATAAAAGACCCCGCTTTTTCGCCTTTTTTCCTGTGCCGGCTGTTGCTGGCGTCAGCGTATCCATTTTTCGGATTGATCGTTTCCACAGCTGTCCGCGGCACCGCGTCGCTGCCTGTCCCGACGCAGACGCAGATTGACCAGATTGCAGCGTGGCTTCCCGAAAAACCGACCGGTGTTGGCGCGTCCATCAACGACCGCCGAGCCTGGGAAAACGCGGCCCGCCAGCCCGCCTTCCAATGGCAGGTCAAGGAAGCAGCCCGATTCGCCCGCGAACCTGTCCCGGAACTGAAGACAGACGAGTTGTTCGCCCAAGTGCTGAAGACCGGGCGCCGGGACATTTACGAGATACCGTTCCGCCAGCGAACCACGCGACTCGTCGCGTTTGCGGTGGCCGAGTGCGTGCGCGACGACGGCGCCTGGCTGCCGTTCATCGAGGCGGAAGTGCAGGCCATCCTCGCCGAGAAAACCTGGGGCGTGTCCACGCAGATCGACGAACATCCCTACGGCGGTTACGAAGGGATCGTCGATCTGGCCTCCTCGGCCCGCGCCTGGAACCTGGCCACCGTCGATTACTGGCTCGGCAACAAGCTCAGGCCTGAAACGCGGCAGGCGATCCGGGCCTCGTTGCAACGCCGGATTTTTGCCAACTACGCGGCCTCCGTCCGCTCGGGAAAACCGGTCTGGTGGTGGATGACGGGCAACACGAACTGGAACCCGGTGTGCACCTCGGGAGTGCTCGGCGCCGCCCTGGCGTCGCTCGACTCGCGGCAGGAACGCGCGTTTTTCGTCCAGGCTGCGCTCAATTCGCTCACGTTTTATTCCGACGCCTTTCCCGACGACGGCTATTGCGCGGAAGGCATCGATTACTGGGCCTACGGCTTCGGCTGTTACCTCACGGTTGCGGAGACGCTCTATCAGGCGACCCATGGAAACGTGAATCTGTATGCCGGGCCCAACACCCGCAAAATGGCCCTTTTCCTGCCGCGTCTGGAGATCATACCCGGCGTGTATCCGGCCTTTGGTGATGCCAGGCCCCGCACGAGCGGCATGCCACCTTCGCTGATGTTGTTGATCAACCGCCGCTGGTACATGGGCTGGACGCACCTCAATCCGCTCGGCGGAGACATGTTCAGAGGGCATCCGCTGGGCGACCGCCTGTTCGGGTTTGGTGTGTACGGTTTCCCCTGGCCGGATTACGTCGACCGTGCGCGGCCCGCTCGGAAAATGGCGGCGGGCTCGCCTGCCTCGCCGGAGGAAGCTCGTGTGGAGGACCAACGGTTTTTCTTCCGTGACGCCAGCGTGTTGATCACCCGCTCGCTTACGCCGGGACGGCCGGCATTCGGCCTCGCGATCAAGGGAGGGAAAAATGGCGGACCCCATTCCCACATCGACAATGGCAGCTACGTTGTGGCGATGAACGGCGTGCCGCTCATCGCCGATCCCGGCATGGAGCAATACACGACCAAAACCTTCGGTCCTGACCGCTTCAAAAGCATGATGATGAATTCCTGGGGGCATTCCGTTCCCTGGGTGGGCAAGACCCTGCAAAAGGGCGGTGCCGATTCGGAAGGCAAGATCATCGAGACCCGTTTCACCGACAGCCGGGACATACTGAAACTGGATCTGACCAGCGGTTACCCGATTCCCGGCATGGTTCGCCTGACGTGA
- a CDS encoding glycosyltransferase family 1: MHTKLKTLSALAIALCPLALTPLAAQTTRTVIEYGFDAGDPAWTVPNFSATTAASPWSTTGGNQVGSKTGTETTANYIYSAALPETIELKNVGDWVEISLDAVFTSPNNEFKLGFTNRDPAETNGAGSAFQGYFRTANTQQIGMYLPDTTKVYDDRQWGAGSNFTFSQNDTVYKLAVRLEMTSSGLVSSIYIDGGKVSTSGDAVSVTGSWFVSQATFQVGGTSPVGLQLDNIKVTTNVAASIPEPSTVALLASGVVLLLAGLARRRFCRA, encoded by the coding sequence ATGCACACCAAACTCAAAACACTGTCCGCGCTGGCTATCGCTCTCTGCCCGCTGGCGCTCACGCCGCTCGCCGCACAGACCACGCGCACTGTCATCGAATACGGTTTCGATGCGGGAGACCCCGCATGGACTGTTCCCAACTTCAGTGCGACAACCGCTGCATCGCCCTGGTCTACGACCGGTGGCAACCAGGTTGGCAGCAAAACGGGTACAGAAACCACGGCCAACTATATCTACAGCGCCGCTCTTCCCGAGACCATTGAGCTGAAGAACGTGGGTGATTGGGTGGAGATTTCCCTGGACGCTGTTTTCACCAGTCCCAACAACGAATTCAAACTTGGTTTCACTAACCGGGATCCGGCGGAAACCAACGGGGCAGGATCGGCCTTCCAGGGATATTTTCGGACTGCCAACACCCAGCAAATAGGTATGTATCTTCCGGATACGACCAAGGTTTATGATGATCGCCAATGGGGTGCGGGATCAAATTTCACTTTTTCGCAGAATGATACCGTCTATAAACTGGCGGTGCGTCTGGAAATGACCTCCAGCGGTCTGGTTTCCTCAATCTACATTGATGGCGGGAAAGTATCGACATCCGGTGATGCGGTCAGCGTCACAGGTTCCTGGTTCGTGAGTCAGGCGACATTTCAGGTTGGAGGTACCTCTCCCGTCGGCCTCCAGCTCGACAACATCAAGGTGACGACCAACGTCGCTGCATCGATCCCCGAACCCTCCACGGTTGCCTTGCTGGCCAGCGGTGTGGTCCTCCTGCTCGCCGGCCTCGCCCGTCGCCGGTTTTGCCGGGCGTAG
- a CDS encoding LacI family transcriptional regulator — translation MADAPRTNLQQIAQQLGVSLSTVSRCLRGDPRFAPATVERIRKAAHELGYRPDPMLSALAGYRERKRKKLPHAALAWLHPYRTEKDLRKRHRLWELFVGARERADSLGYRLVAFGMPDASTVPAVQQILAARGIEGAALCAMHLAPVCETLDFSQLAVVSIGYVLERPRFHAVVPHQFRSALLALEELLRRDSRRVGLALFNNADLRADHLVRAAFGYCREIVPHVAWLPPLILSSGINSADINADVAATGSFCDWCQRHQPDAILTDEWFVIEELLRLGLRVPDDVSVSLTDTAHATALGSGIFENPEVIGARAIEQLAGLVQRREYGVPSIVQHTFVEGSWVEGVTVRPLSDATPEELARREQEQQALRRLPAPPPDLFELVLPDVGYGPGVPAPRGQRSQAKSITTVAKI, via the coding sequence ATGGCGGATGCGCCCCGGACCAATCTGCAACAGATCGCCCAGCAGCTCGGAGTCAGCCTGAGCACCGTCTCGCGCTGCCTGCGTGGCGATCCGCGTTTTGCTCCGGCGACCGTGGAGCGTATCAGGAAGGCGGCCCATGAACTCGGTTACCGGCCCGATCCCATGCTCAGCGCGCTGGCCGGTTATCGGGAACGGAAACGCAAAAAACTCCCGCATGCCGCGCTCGCCTGGCTGCATCCGTATCGCACGGAAAAAGACCTGCGCAAGCGTCACCGCCTCTGGGAGCTGTTCGTCGGTGCGCGGGAACGGGCGGACTCGCTCGGCTACCGGCTGGTGGCGTTTGGCATGCCCGATGCCTCGACGGTGCCTGCCGTGCAGCAGATCCTGGCGGCGCGCGGCATCGAGGGCGCCGCGCTTTGCGCGATGCACCTGGCCCCCGTATGCGAGACGCTGGATTTCAGCCAACTGGCGGTGGTTTCCATCGGTTACGTGCTGGAGCGGCCGCGTTTTCATGCCGTGGTGCCGCATCAGTTTCGCAGCGCCCTGCTCGCTCTCGAGGAACTCCTGCGCAGGGACAGCCGGCGTGTGGGGCTGGCGTTGTTCAACAATGCCGATTTGCGCGCCGATCACCTCGTGCGCGCCGCCTTCGGATATTGTCGCGAGATCGTGCCCCATGTCGCCTGGCTGCCGCCGCTCATTCTGAGTTCCGGGATCAACTCCGCCGACATCAACGCCGACGTCGCCGCCACCGGTTCGTTTTGCGACTGGTGCCAGCGTCACCAGCCCGACGCGATCCTCACCGACGAGTGGTTTGTCATTGAGGAGCTGTTACGCCTCGGTCTCCGCGTGCCCGATGACGTGAGCGTGTCGCTGACCGACACCGCGCACGCCACCGCGCTTGGCAGCGGCATTTTCGAAAACCCCGAGGTCATCGGCGCGCGCGCCATCGAGCAACTGGCCGGCCTCGTGCAGCGCCGTGAATACGGCGTGCCTTCGATCGTGCAACACACCTTTGTCGAAGGCAGCTGGGTGGAGGGCGTCACCGTGCGCCCGCTCTCTGATGCTACCCCCGAGGAACTCGCCCGCCGCGAGCAGGAGCAGCAGGCTCTCCGCAGGCTGCCGGCCCCGCCTCCCGACCTGTTTGAACTGGTGTTGCCGGATGTGGGTTACGGGCCCGGCGTGCCGGCGCCGCGCGGGCAGCGGAGTCAGGCGAAGTCGATTACAACAGTTGCAAAGATTTGA
- a CDS encoding heparinase encodes MNRILSIFLHLVALALAAQALPAATASSQETGTGLLMTSRMQRELFSALDLSLPALKSVSDTAARGDLSVAQLNFASYLRQRTLLTSDVDPRQPDRNRRFNREVADAAAEGRVVGGLVKLWHTFPDNRIDWLHDETRAPERVARGVASNPEWQWQLCRMAFWADLGQAYESTGDERYARAWVAQLRSFAAQCPPPETRPHRPGTAWRTIECGIRTRWSWPAAWHSFLLSPAVTDDDLVFFAWLYLQHGRFLQKFPSANGNWLTMEMSGLHMCGVLFPEFREARAWRLFAINKIHENFNSQFLADGAQYELSPGYHEVATGNILAIPDLARRVGRADEIPAGYIAMIERALDFDLNLMTPDRSLPPFNDSWPLDIRRQLRGALDFFPKRDDFRWAATDGREGRPPAGTSHAFPDAGYYVMRSGRERDANYLVLDAGPLGAGHVHQDKLNLVLWAWGRELLFDSGGGSYERSKWRDYGVDTYSHNTVLVDGQPQRRPTRGPSTTAADTRAAARWQTSAERDFAAGTYTEGYGSETSRPATHTRRVFFRKPDLFVVADTLTPGDSQPHTYQARWHLLPTKTTKDAHTLAVTTQDKGQPNLAVIPLHPEGLEVAAVSGQTEPELLGWNIRKDTIPQNVPATTVTHTRRGSGVQTFLTLLVPIKPGAANPVTSVQPAGASSGSTRITFADGRRLLLTVDPDPAGAITVNDATGL; translated from the coding sequence ATGAACCGCATTCTTTCCATTTTCCTTCATCTTGTCGCGCTCGCGCTGGCCGCTCAGGCCCTGCCCGCCGCCACCGCGTCATCACAGGAAACCGGCACCGGGCTGCTGATGACTTCCCGGATGCAGCGCGAGTTGTTCTCCGCCCTCGATCTCTCGCTGCCGGCGCTCAAGTCCGTATCGGACACAGCCGCACGCGGGGATCTTTCGGTCGCACAGCTCAATTTCGCCAGCTACCTCCGCCAGCGCACGCTTCTCACCTCGGACGTCGACCCTCGCCAACCGGATCGCAACCGGCGCTTCAACCGGGAGGTTGCGGATGCCGCGGCCGAGGGACGGGTCGTCGGCGGTCTGGTGAAGCTCTGGCATACGTTTCCCGACAACAGGATCGACTGGCTCCACGACGAAACCCGCGCCCCCGAACGCGTCGCCCGGGGGGTGGCGTCCAATCCGGAATGGCAATGGCAACTCTGCCGCATGGCATTCTGGGCCGACCTCGGCCAGGCCTACGAGTCCACCGGGGACGAACGTTATGCCCGCGCCTGGGTTGCGCAGCTCCGCTCGTTTGCCGCCCAGTGTCCGCCGCCCGAAACCCGTCCTCACCGGCCGGGCACCGCGTGGCGCACCATCGAGTGCGGCATCCGCACGCGCTGGTCGTGGCCCGCGGCCTGGCACAGTTTTCTGCTCTCGCCCGCCGTCACCGACGACGACCTCGTCTTCTTCGCCTGGCTCTATCTCCAGCACGGGCGCTTCCTCCAAAAATTTCCGTCTGCCAACGGCAACTGGCTGACCATGGAAATGTCCGGCCTGCACATGTGCGGCGTGCTCTTCCCCGAGTTTCGCGAAGCGCGCGCATGGCGGCTCTTTGCGATCAACAAGATCCACGAAAACTTCAACAGCCAGTTTCTGGCCGACGGCGCCCAATACGAACTCTCGCCCGGCTACCACGAAGTCGCCACGGGCAACATCCTCGCCATCCCCGACCTCGCGCGCCGCGTCGGCCGCGCGGACGAGATTCCCGCCGGCTACATTGCCATGATCGAACGCGCCCTCGACTTCGATCTCAACCTCATGACCCCCGACCGCAGTCTGCCGCCGTTCAACGACTCCTGGCCGCTCGACATCCGGCGGCAACTCCGCGGCGCGCTGGACTTTTTTCCGAAGCGGGACGACTTCCGCTGGGCCGCCACCGACGGACGCGAAGGACGCCCGCCCGCCGGCACGTCACACGCGTTTCCGGACGCCGGTTACTACGTCATGCGCTCCGGCCGGGAACGCGACGCCAACTATTTGGTGCTCGACGCCGGTCCACTCGGCGCAGGGCATGTGCATCAAGACAAGCTCAACCTCGTCCTCTGGGCCTGGGGGCGCGAGCTCCTTTTCGACAGCGGCGGCGGCTCCTACGAACGCAGCAAGTGGCGTGATTACGGAGTCGATACATATTCGCACAACACCGTGCTCGTGGATGGCCAGCCCCAGCGCCGCCCCACCCGGGGCCCCTCCACCACGGCCGCCGACACCCGCGCCGCCGCGCGCTGGCAAACATCCGCAGAAAGAGACTTTGCCGCCGGCACCTACACCGAAGGCTACGGCTCCGAAACCTCCCGGCCCGCCACCCACACCCGCCGCGTGTTTTTCCGGAAGCCCGACCTGTTTGTCGTCGCCGACACTCTCACGCCCGGCGACAGTCAGCCTCACACTTATCAGGCTCGCTGGCACCTCCTGCCGACGAAAACCACGAAAGACGCGCATACCCTTGCCGTAACCACGCAAGACAAAGGACAGCCCAATCTCGCCGTGATTCCCCTTCATCCCGAAGGTCTGGAAGTCGCGGCCGTTTCCGGCCAGACCGAGCCCGAATTGCTCGGCTGGAACATCCGCAAGGATACGATTCCGCAGAACGTCCCGGCCACCACCGTCACCCACACCCGCCGCGGTTCCGGTGTGCAAACCTTCCTCACCTTGCTCGTCCCGATCAAACCCGGTGCGGCCAATCCCGTGACCTCCGTACAGCCAGCCGGCGCCAGCTCCGGCTCCACCCGGATCACGTTTGCAGACGGACGCCGCCTGCTCCTCACCGTCGATCCCGATCCGGCCGGCGCCATCACTGTAAACGACGCGACCGGCCTGTAG
- a CDS encoding N-terminal cleavage protein, producing the protein MDNPNMHRIIAPVQPRSAGFTLIELLTVIAIIGILAAIIIPTVGKVRKTARDTQCRSNLHQIGVAVTLYAQENNNKFPPGNDWKNPPDGMTRLVWINALIPYLNSGAPTYEDKYRSPITSCPSAERPVNAWDNTQYSANQYLTSDGYTPASLSVITRPSETVFAADGVIRANSLQAHAVLRNTILGISDTTPDQPIASPSPDPEEGISYRHGTDTTQVVMVDASVRAFKKGTLKSRNFSTSY; encoded by the coding sequence ATGGACAACCCGAACATGCACCGCATCATTGCTCCCGTGCAGCCGCGTTCAGCAGGGTTTACCCTGATTGAATTGCTTACCGTCATTGCCATCATCGGCATCCTTGCCGCGATCATCATTCCCACCGTGGGCAAAGTCCGCAAAACCGCCCGCGACACCCAGTGCCGCAGCAACCTCCACCAGATTGGCGTCGCTGTCACCCTTTACGCCCAGGAAAACAACAACAAATTCCCTCCCGGTAACGACTGGAAAAACCCACCTGATGGCATGACCCGCCTCGTCTGGATCAACGCCCTCATCCCTTATCTCAACAGCGGTGCCCCGACCTATGAAGACAAGTATCGGAGCCCCATCACTTCCTGTCCCTCCGCTGAACGACCCGTAAACGCTTGGGACAACACTCAATACAGCGCCAACCAATACCTCACCTCCGACGGCTACACCCCTGCATCTCTCAGCGTCATTACACGTCCCTCAGAAACCGTTTTTGCGGCCGATGGCGTTATCCGCGCCAATTCATTGCAGGCTCATGCAGTGCTCAGAAATACCATACTGGGGATCAGCGACACCACTCCCGACCAGCCCATTGCCTCGCCTAGCCCTGACCCTGAAGAAGGCATTTCTTACCGCCATGGAACCGACACCACGCAAGTTGTCATGGTCGATGCCAGCGTTCGTGCCTTCAAAAAAGGTACTCTCAAAAGTCGCAACTTTTCCACCAGCTACTGA
- a CDS encoding glycoside hydrolase, with protein MNLSGFPITSPFSVFVFAYAFWAIPTPMRATEDRNKTENGYVLVWNDEFDLAGAPDPVKWGYETGARLRNDEAQFYTTRPENVRVENGCLVIEARKEDWQGARYTSASVITRDTAPLLYGRIGIRAKIPGGRGLWPALWLLGYNNDKVWWPEIGEIDMMEHVGCEPESLYFTFHTLRNNHAKKNETQAHLSVRNIHDDFHLYTLDWTPQSVALSFDGREVLRMDRSGDTLAEWPFSQPLYLIMNVAVGGQWGGMKGIDDTVFPRRMLIDYVRVYKQAIAP; from the coding sequence GTGAACCTGTCTGGTTTTCCGATAACCTCACCGTTCTCTGTGTTCGTATTCGCCTATGCATTTTGGGCGATACCGACACCGATGCGAGCGACGGAAGACCGCAACAAGACGGAAAATGGCTACGTACTCGTATGGAACGACGAGTTTGACCTCGCAGGCGCGCCCGATCCGGTCAAATGGGGCTATGAAACCGGCGCCAGGCTGCGCAACGACGAGGCCCAGTTTTACACCACACGACCGGAAAACGTGCGTGTGGAAAACGGCTGCCTGGTCATCGAGGCACGCAAGGAAGACTGGCAGGGAGCGCGCTACACGTCGGCCAGCGTGATCACGCGCGACACCGCGCCCCTGCTCTACGGACGGATCGGGATTCGCGCCAAAATCCCCGGCGGACGCGGCCTGTGGCCGGCCTTGTGGTTGCTCGGGTACAACAACGACAAAGTCTGGTGGCCGGAAATCGGCGAGATCGACATGATGGAGCATGTGGGCTGCGAACCCGAATCCCTGTATTTCACTTTCCATACACTCCGGAACAATCACGCCAAAAAAAACGAAACGCAGGCCCATCTTTCAGTCCGCAACATCCATGATGATTTTCATCTCTACACACTCGACTGGACGCCACAAAGCGTCGCCCTCTCGTTTGATGGCCGCGAAGTCCTGCGCATGGATCGCAGCGGGGACACGCTGGCGGAGTGGCCCTTTTCACAGCCGCTGTACCTGATCATGAACGTGGCCGTCGGCGGTCAATGGGGCGGGATGAAGGGGATCGACGACACCGTGTTCCCCCGGCGCATGCTCATCGATTACGTGCGTGTTTACAAACAGGCCATCGCACCGTAG
- a CDS encoding lactate utilization protein C, giving the protein MPTTSRDTILARVHDALAPLEKRAAYPEFTDDVAVSPAIAPSLAGPDADLWAAFSARARLVHGTPLAGGPAALAVWLREKKLTRGYCDPALLAQFRPHLTDADGKPLALETTFDRARVDDYEFGITRAAAAVAETGSLVLSDASTSSRLAALAPWVHIATLTRAQLHATVADAIAALPDDPNIVWCTGPSRTADVEGILIEGVHGPGEQIALLMD; this is encoded by the coding sequence ATGCCAACCACCTCCCGCGATACCATCCTCGCCCGCGTCCATGACGCCCTCGCTCCACTGGAAAAACGCGCCGCGTATCCGGAATTTACCGACGACGTCGCCGTATCGCCCGCGATCGCCCCGTCGCTCGCCGGCCCCGATGCCGACCTCTGGGCCGCGTTTTCCGCCCGCGCCAGACTCGTCCACGGTACTCCGCTCGCCGGCGGCCCTGCGGCGCTGGCCGTCTGGCTGCGCGAGAAAAAACTCACCCGCGGTTACTGCGATCCGGCGCTCCTCGCGCAATTCCGGCCGCATCTCACCGACGCCGACGGAAAACCGCTCGCGCTCGAAACCACCTTCGACCGCGCCCGCGTCGATGATTACGAGTTCGGCATCACCCGCGCCGCCGCCGCCGTGGCCGAGACCGGATCGCTCGTTCTTTCCGATGCGAGTACCAGCAGCCGCCTCGCCGCGCTCGCCCCGTGGGTTCACATCGCGACGCTGACCCGCGCGCAGCTTCACGCGACCGTGGCCGATGCCATCGCAGCCCTGCCCGACGACCCCAACATCGTCTGGTGCACCGGCCCCTCGCGCACGGCCGACGTCGAAGGCATCCTCATCGAAGGCGTCCACGGCCCCGGCGAGCAGATCGCGCTCCTCATGGACTGA
- a CDS encoding (4Fe-4S) cluster-containing protein translates to MRQPIDQYAARLAADKPDTRAAVYDGSKSGYDARLRALTTSYTTPDKLRHLAGRIKQHVVENLDTYLPQVEARLQANGAKVHWAADADEACAHVHRIMQARGATRMVKAKTMVSEEIHLADYLQERGMECLETDLGEFIVQIDHDHPSHIVKPIIHKNRREIAASFEKNGLGAYNDDPTTITRRARQHLRHKYLAADVGLSGANFVSAESGRLVLVTNEGNSRFCLAATPVHIALVGIEKILPRDRDLGLFLNLLARSATGQQLTSYTEFISGPKSAAQPDGPEEMHVIFVDNGRTDVLKSNCREILRCIRCAACLNVCPVYRQASGHAYRAVYPGPVGAVLSPLLAGKKFPEMADLPKASSLCGACQEVCPVNIPIPDLLLRLRDKGKQEKSKVAAADVPPMGGFALLATSPMLWKTAMSTGGVAKYVPTLFMPRAGKTWVNTRGLPEWRGGKFRKWMKNHKRSDPLNRG, encoded by the coding sequence ATGCGCCAACCCATCGACCAGTACGCCGCCCGCCTCGCCGCCGATAAACCCGACACGCGCGCGGCCGTTTACGACGGCTCCAAATCCGGTTACGACGCGCGTCTCCGCGCGCTCACGACCAGCTACACCACGCCCGACAAACTCCGCCACCTCGCCGGGCGCATCAAGCAGCACGTCGTCGAAAACCTCGACACCTACCTCCCGCAAGTCGAGGCCCGCCTCCAGGCCAACGGCGCCAAGGTCCACTGGGCGGCCGACGCCGACGAAGCCTGCGCCCACGTCCACCGCATCATGCAGGCGCGCGGAGCGACCAGGATGGTGAAGGCCAAGACCATGGTCAGCGAGGAGATCCACCTCGCCGACTACCTCCAGGAGCGCGGCATGGAATGCCTCGAGACCGACCTCGGCGAGTTCATCGTGCAGATCGACCACGACCACCCTTCGCACATCGTCAAACCCATCATCCACAAAAACCGTCGCGAGATCGCCGCCTCGTTCGAGAAAAACGGACTCGGCGCCTACAACGACGATCCCACCACCATCACCCGCCGCGCCCGCCAGCACCTCCGCCACAAATACCTCGCCGCCGACGTCGGCCTCAGCGGAGCCAACTTCGTATCCGCCGAAAGCGGACGCCTCGTCCTCGTCACCAACGAAGGCAACTCCCGCTTCTGCCTCGCCGCCACGCCCGTGCACATCGCGCTCGTCGGCATCGAAAAGATCCTCCCCCGCGACCGCGACCTCGGCCTCTTCCTCAACCTCCTCGCCCGCTCCGCGACCGGCCAGCAGCTCACTTCCTACACCGAGTTCATCAGCGGCCCGAAATCCGCCGCGCAACCCGACGGACCCGAGGAGATGCACGTCATCTTCGTGGACAACGGCCGCACCGATGTCCTGAAAAGCAACTGCCGGGAAATCCTCCGCTGCATCCGCTGCGCCGCCTGCCTCAACGTCTGCCCCGTTTACCGCCAGGCCAGCGGGCACGCCTACCGCGCCGTGTATCCGGGCCCCGTCGGCGCCGTCCTCTCGCCGCTCCTCGCCGGGAAAAAATTCCCCGAGATGGCCGACCTGCCCAAAGCCTCCAGCCTGTGTGGCGCGTGCCAGGAGGTGTGTCCCGTCAACATACCGATCCCCGACCTGCTCCTCCGCCTGCGCGACAAGGGCAAGCAGGAGAAAAGCAAGGTGGCCGCCGCCGACGTCCCGCCGATGGGCGGCTTCGCGCTGCTCGCAACGAGCCCCATGCTCTGGAAAACCGCGATGAGCACCGGAGGCGTGGCGAAATATGTGCCCACGCTCTTCATGCCCCGCGCCGGCAAGACGTGGGTCAACACCCGCGGCCTCCCCGAATGGCGCGGCGGCAAGTTCCGCAAATGGATGAAAAACCACAAGCGATCCGATCCATTGAACAGAGGATAA